Proteins co-encoded in one Streptomyces sp. JH34 genomic window:
- a CDS encoding LLM class F420-dependent oxidoreductase, with product MDLRIFTEPQQGASYDTLLTVAKATEDLGFDAFYRSDHYLRMGSGDGLPGPTDAWITLAGLARETKRIRLGTLMTAGTFRLPGVLAIQVAQVDQMSGGRVELGLGAGWFEEEHKAYGIPFPKEKFGRLEEQLAIVTGLWETETGKTFSYDGTYYQLTDSPALPKPAQAKVPVLIGGHGAVRTPRLAARYADEFNIPFGSIDDSEKQFGRVRDAAVAAGRAPDDLVYSNALVVCVGKDDAEVARRASAIGREVEEIKANGLAGSPDEVVDKIGRYAAVGASRIYLQVLDLDDLDHLELISSRVQSQLG from the coding sequence ATGGATCTTCGCATTTTCACCGAGCCCCAGCAAGGGGCGAGCTACGACACCCTGCTCACCGTCGCCAAGGCCACCGAGGACCTCGGCTTCGACGCCTTCTACCGGTCGGACCACTATCTGCGCATGGGCTCAGGTGACGGCCTGCCCGGTCCGACGGACGCGTGGATCACCCTGGCCGGACTGGCCCGCGAGACCAAGCGGATCCGCCTCGGCACCCTGATGACGGCGGGTACCTTCCGTCTGCCCGGGGTGCTGGCCATCCAGGTCGCGCAGGTCGACCAGATGTCCGGGGGCCGGGTCGAGCTGGGCCTGGGCGCCGGCTGGTTCGAGGAGGAGCACAAGGCCTACGGCATCCCCTTCCCGAAGGAGAAGTTCGGCCGGCTGGAGGAGCAGCTGGCGATCGTCACCGGCCTCTGGGAGACCGAAACCGGCAAGACGTTCAGCTACGACGGTACGTACTACCAGCTCACGGACTCGCCGGCCCTGCCGAAGCCCGCCCAGGCGAAGGTGCCTGTCCTGATCGGCGGACACGGCGCGGTCCGCACCCCGCGCCTTGCCGCGCGGTACGCCGACGAGTTCAACATCCCCTTCGGCTCGATCGATGACAGCGAGAAGCAGTTCGGCCGGGTCAGGGACGCCGCCGTGGCAGCCGGCCGCGCGCCCGACGACCTGGTGTACTCCAACGCCCTGGTGGTGTGCGTCGGGAAGGACGACGCCGAGGTGGCACGACGTGCGTCCGCCATCGGACGGGAGGTCGAGGAGATCAAGGCGAACGGGCTGGCGGGATCTCCCGACGAGGTGGTCGACAAGATCGGCCGCTACGCCGCGGTCGGAGCCTCGCGGATCTACCTCCAGGTCCTGGACCTGGACGACCTGGATCATCTGGAACTGATCTCGTCGCGGGTCCAGTCGCAGCTGGGCTGA
- a CDS encoding DUF6099 family protein has product MEAERLIAAGRSALAGSRGVPAVMAEAWQAQALARAVGGQLARYGPAELRTEARGLSETCALGSAVLDHPMVPAGGVRASQLTEVAHVARALAALALLLGEAGIALVGVACGTEEEGLYWQCIEAIDAVDESVDRVQGMLRRLAEQEREGQREQALESERDGPFGVVHGPAGFVAGQP; this is encoded by the coding sequence ATGGAAGCGGAGCGACTGATCGCGGCGGGCCGGAGCGCGCTGGCAGGGAGCCGGGGAGTGCCGGCCGTCATGGCGGAGGCATGGCAGGCCCAGGCACTCGCCCGGGCGGTCGGCGGGCAGCTGGCGCGATACGGCCCGGCGGAGTTACGCACGGAGGCGCGCGGGCTGAGCGAGACCTGCGCCCTGGGCAGTGCGGTGCTCGACCACCCGATGGTTCCGGCGGGAGGGGTGAGGGCCTCGCAGCTCACCGAAGTGGCCCATGTGGCAAGGGCCCTGGCCGCTCTCGCGCTGCTCCTCGGCGAGGCGGGCATCGCACTCGTCGGTGTTGCCTGCGGGACCGAGGAGGAAGGGCTGTACTGGCAGTGCATCGAGGCGATAGACGCCGTCGACGAATCCGTGGACCGGGTCCAGGGCATGCTGCGACGGCTCGCCGAGCAGGAGCGCGAGGGGCAGCGTGAGCAGGCGCTGGAAAGCGAGCGGGACGGTCCGTTCGGAGTGGTCCACGGGCCGGCCGGGTTCGTCGCGGGCCAGCCGTGA
- a CDS encoding nucleotide pyrophosphohydrolase: MTELDIAQLQRRLADFAASRAWEPYHTPKNLCAALSVEASELLEIFQWLTPEQSARVMEDSGTAFRVTDEVADVLAYLLQFCEVLGIDPLAALAAKIDRNEKRFPVPDGGEPSSRHSSE, translated from the coding sequence GTGACGGAACTGGATATTGCGCAACTGCAGCGGCGACTGGCCGACTTCGCGGCGTCCCGGGCCTGGGAGCCGTACCACACCCCCAAGAACCTGTGCGCCGCGTTGAGCGTGGAGGCGTCCGAACTCCTCGAGATCTTCCAGTGGCTCACACCGGAGCAGTCGGCGAGGGTGATGGAGGACTCCGGCACCGCGTTCCGCGTCACGGACGAGGTCGCGGACGTGCTGGCGTATCTGCTGCAGTTCTGCGAGGTGTTGGGCATCGACCCGCTGGCGGCCCTCGCGGCGAAGATCGACCGGAACGAGAAGCGATTCCCCGTGCCGGACGGAGGGGAGCCGTCGAGTCGTCACTCTTCGGAGTGA
- a CDS encoding ATP-binding protein, whose product MTVISSGPTAPSPSGATRPARPLVGELRLDAFASHRRTVIPLGPLTLLAGPSGSGKSTALRGYEALARLAAGDPLEDVFPDPAAWVPERAEADAQGRRGFRLGCTVEGPAGPVRLDLAVQAEPALRIVGERLTGGGETLLATALRDPRRSHVQAAWHTAGAVPVTRAPFPDDRLGTALLPLRVAGTTDGQLKVLAAAEQVVVALRSAFVCDPEPRRMRAAVPAGEGRLTSSCDNLADVLLRTHGQCAQRHARLVATADTGCAGTVTGLSVERLPDGTVRALAGRGPDRGTPLGRLGDGELRYLALALVLLTGPHVLVVDPAAEVPDAMQALTVLADGLDRDLDARQTRALLALAASICADGHMRLLGTVGEAAAATARGTAGATVVDLAP is encoded by the coding sequence ATGACTGTGATCTCCTCCGGGCCGACGGCCCCGTCGCCGTCGGGCGCGACCCGTCCCGCACGTCCCCTCGTCGGTGAACTCCGGCTCGACGCCTTCGCCTCGCACCGCCGCACCGTCATCCCGCTCGGGCCGCTCACGCTGCTCGCCGGACCCAGCGGCAGCGGCAAGTCGACCGCCCTGCGCGGATACGAGGCCCTCGCCCGGCTGGCCGCCGGTGATCCACTGGAGGACGTCTTCCCCGACCCGGCGGCCTGGGTACCGGAACGGGCGGAGGCCGACGCGCAGGGGCGGCGCGGATTCAGACTCGGCTGCACGGTGGAGGGCCCGGCCGGCCCGGTGAGGCTGGACCTCGCCGTGCAGGCCGAGCCCGCGCTCCGCATCGTCGGCGAGCGGCTGACGGGCGGCGGGGAGACTCTGCTCGCCACCGCGCTCAGGGACCCCCGGCGTTCTCACGTCCAGGCCGCCTGGCACACCGCGGGCGCCGTGCCGGTGACGCGCGCGCCCTTTCCCGACGACCGGCTCGGCACGGCGCTGCTGCCGTTGCGCGTCGCGGGGACCACGGACGGGCAGCTCAAGGTGCTGGCCGCCGCCGAACAGGTGGTGGTGGCCCTGCGCTCCGCCTTCGTCTGCGACCCTGAACCGCGGCGGATGCGTGCGGCGGTGCCGGCCGGGGAGGGGCGGCTCACCTCGAGCTGCGACAACCTCGCCGACGTCCTCCTCCGCACCCACGGCCAGTGCGCCCAGCGGCACGCCAGACTGGTCGCCACCGCGGACACCGGATGTGCGGGGACGGTGACGGGACTGTCCGTCGAACGGCTGCCGGACGGGACCGTGCGCGCCCTGGCCGGCCGGGGGCCGGACCGCGGCACGCCGCTGGGCCGCCTCGGCGACGGCGAACTCCGCTATCTGGCCCTCGCCCTGGTGCTGCTGACCGGCCCGCATGTCCTGGTGGTGGACCCGGCGGCGGAGGTGCCGGACGCCATGCAGGCCCTCACGGTCCTGGCCGACGGGCTCGACCGGGATCTGGACGCGCGGCAGACCAGGGCACTGCTGGCACTCGCGGCGTCGATCTGCGCCGACGGGCACATGCGCCTGTTGGGGACGGTCGGTGAGGCGGCCGCGGCGACGGCCCGCGGGACGGCCGGTGCGACGGTGGTAGACCTGGCACCGTGA
- a CDS encoding cell division protein SepF, which yields MSRYDRYDRYDPTDEQWEGLAQVVPLRGRNEWPSRVDHRAVPEQRESAEQRRLVVLRVQVFADAREVAEYLVAQIPVLLDLTGAETDVAKRILDFSSGVVFGLGSGMHRVDRNVFLLAPVGMEVEGVTAAGVPQS from the coding sequence GTGAGCAGGTACGACAGGTACGACAGATACGACCCCACCGACGAACAGTGGGAGGGGCTCGCCCAGGTCGTACCCCTGAGGGGCCGCAACGAGTGGCCGTCGCGGGTCGACCACCGGGCGGTCCCCGAACAGCGGGAATCGGCCGAGCAGCGGCGCCTGGTCGTCCTGCGGGTCCAGGTGTTCGCGGACGCGCGCGAGGTGGCCGAGTACCTGGTGGCGCAGATCCCGGTCCTTCTGGACCTGACCGGCGCGGAGACCGATGTGGCCAAGCGGATCCTGGACTTCAGCAGCGGCGTGGTCTTCGGTCTGGGCAGCGGGATGCACCGGGTGGACCGCAACGTCTTCCTGCTCGCGCCGGTCGGCATGGAGGTCGAGGGGGTCACCGCGGCGGGCGTACCTCAATCGTAG
- a CDS encoding cytochrome P450: MTPPVPGTPPGAAPSLLEPPALYGAGFAADPHGHYRALRAQGPLARVRIAPDVDAMLVTDYHAAVELLRDTETFTKDPRAWQEGVPADSPVLPVLGHRPTALFTDGAVHARYRDAINDTLALIEPHLLRAEVARVAQRLIAAFSATGTGDLIAQYARRLPLHVFTASFGVAPEDTERVIRGTAGMMDPAADATAAYDDLVGVVTALVAERRRRPGRDLTTYLLAHPAGLDDDETVRQITLIMSVGHDPTTNLIGNALLRMLSDTGYRGSLHGGAVTAHEAVDDVLWRDPPLANMGAHFPRHDTEFHGVPLRAGQLVLVSFAAANTQSPPSVTDPAVRSGDGAHLAWSTGPHRCPAKQPALLMAMTAIEQLTSQLCDLELAVEPDALMWRPGPFHRAPAHLPVRFTPLGTFPEPAGPGAERAADPGPTRVGGTPNG; this comes from the coding sequence ATGACCCCTCCCGTCCCCGGCACCCCGCCCGGCGCCGCCCCCTCGCTCCTCGAACCGCCGGCGCTGTACGGCGCCGGCTTCGCCGCCGATCCGCACGGCCACTACCGGGCGCTGCGCGCCCAGGGGCCGCTGGCCAGGGTCCGCATCGCCCCCGACGTCGACGCCATGCTGGTCACCGACTACCACGCGGCCGTCGAACTGCTACGGGACACAGAGACCTTCACCAAGGACCCGCGCGCCTGGCAGGAGGGCGTGCCGGCCGATTCGCCGGTCCTTCCCGTGCTCGGCCACCGGCCCACCGCTCTCTTCACCGACGGCGCCGTCCACGCCCGCTACCGCGACGCCATCAACGACACCCTCGCCCTGATCGAGCCCCATCTGCTGCGCGCGGAGGTCGCCCGCGTCGCGCAGCGGCTCATCGCCGCCTTCTCGGCCACCGGCACCGGTGACCTCATCGCCCAGTACGCCCGCAGGCTCCCGCTGCACGTCTTCACCGCCTCCTTCGGCGTGGCCCCCGAGGACACCGAGCGGGTCATCCGCGGGACCGCCGGGATGATGGATCCGGCGGCGGACGCGACAGCGGCCTACGACGACCTCGTCGGCGTCGTCACCGCGCTCGTGGCCGAACGGCGGCGTAGACCGGGACGCGACCTCACCACGTACCTGCTCGCGCACCCGGCAGGTCTCGACGACGACGAGACGGTGCGTCAGATCACGCTCATCATGAGCGTGGGTCACGATCCGACGACCAATCTGATCGGCAACGCACTGCTGCGGATGCTGAGCGACACCGGATACCGGGGCTCCCTGCACGGCGGCGCCGTGACCGCGCACGAAGCGGTGGACGACGTGCTCTGGCGGGACCCTCCGCTGGCCAACATGGGGGCGCACTTCCCCCGCCACGACACCGAGTTCCACGGGGTCCCGCTGCGCGCCGGGCAGCTCGTACTGGTCTCGTTCGCCGCCGCCAACACGCAGTCACCGCCGTCCGTCACGGATCCCGCGGTGCGTTCGGGGGACGGCGCCCACCTGGCATGGTCGACAGGACCGCACCGCTGCCCGGCCAAGCAGCCGGCCCTGTTGATGGCGATGACCGCGATCGAGCAGCTCACCAGTCAGCTCTGCGATCTGGAACTGGCCGTCGAACCGGACGCGCTGATGTGGCGGCCGGGACCGTTCCACCGTGCCCCTGCCCACCTCCCGGTGCGCTTCACACCCCTCGGCACGTTCCCGGAACCGGCCGGTCCGGGTGCCGAACGGGCCGCTGATCCTGGTCCGACCCGTGTCGGTGGTACGCCGAACGGGTGA
- a CDS encoding ATP/GTP-binding protein codes for MDSVPSTDLGGVGYLPSAAETLMKLVVTGPFGVGKTTLIRTLSEIPTLHTEEVMTQSSTGLDDTAGLPEKTTTTVAIDFGRLTVQDDLVLYMFGTPGQERFLPLWEDIARGALGALVMVDTRRLEDSFAVMDLVEEQGLPYAVAVNRFPDAPAHADEVLRKHLDLDPRTPLVQCDARERRGSIDALIALAEHVLTGLPAPQEPS; via the coding sequence TTGGACTCCGTTCCCTCAACTGACCTGGGCGGCGTCGGCTATCTGCCGAGCGCCGCCGAGACCCTGATGAAGCTCGTCGTCACGGGCCCCTTCGGCGTGGGCAAGACGACCCTGATCCGCACGCTGTCCGAGATCCCGACCCTGCACACGGAGGAGGTGATGACGCAGTCCAGTACGGGGCTCGACGACACCGCCGGGCTCCCGGAGAAGACGACGACCACGGTCGCCATCGACTTCGGCAGGCTGACCGTCCAGGACGACCTGGTGCTCTACATGTTCGGCACGCCGGGCCAGGAGCGCTTCCTGCCCCTCTGGGAGGACATCGCGCGCGGTGCGCTCGGAGCCCTCGTCATGGTCGACACCCGCCGTCTGGAGGACTCCTTCGCCGTCATGGACCTGGTGGAGGAGCAGGGACTCCCGTACGCCGTGGCCGTGAACCGCTTCCCCGACGCACCCGCCCACGCGGACGAGGTCCTGCGCAAACACCTCGACCTCGACCCGCGCACCCCGCTCGTGCAGTGCGACGCCCGCGAACGCCGGGGCAGCATCGATGCCCTGATCGCCCTCGCCGAGCACGTGCTGACCGGTCTGCCCGCGCCCCAGGAACCCTCATGA
- a CDS encoding DUF742 domain-containing protein gives MTPGPGRRLIPAYLVTGGRSAPTGPALDRLAVLLRTDSSLPPNTGSEQSRLCELLEPGALTVVECAAHLELPVSATVFLATDLVAAGHLHARPPIPSAGEIDRSLVERLLVGLRSLN, from the coding sequence ATGACCCCCGGCCCAGGGCGCCGCCTGATTCCCGCCTACCTGGTCACCGGTGGACGTTCCGCGCCCACCGGTCCCGCGCTCGACCGGCTCGCCGTGCTCCTCCGCACGGACTCGTCACTGCCGCCGAACACCGGTTCGGAGCAGAGCAGGCTGTGTGAACTCCTGGAACCGGGAGCACTCACCGTCGTCGAATGCGCCGCCCACCTGGAACTGCCGGTCAGCGCGACGGTCTTCCTGGCCACGGACCTCGTGGCCGCAGGACATCTGCACGCTCGACCACCGATCCCCAGCGCCGGTGAGATCGACCGGTCGCTCGTCGAGAGGCTGCTCGTTGGACTCCGTTCCCTCAACTGA
- a CDS encoding roadblock/LC7 domain-containing protein — MSTTPTAGDLAWVLTPLLELPGVQHAVVATGDGLVEGASPGLDRASAERVAAMTATLHAAARAFTTAFTEAESPRLAQTVVESDLGFAVVVPAGRNTTLALFAAPDAHLGNIAYQMQVQVTALTRAMHAPTRQPDAATRP; from the coding sequence GTGAGCACCACCCCCACCGCCGGTGATCTCGCCTGGGTGCTGACCCCCCTGCTGGAACTGCCCGGCGTACAGCACGCCGTGGTCGCCACCGGGGACGGACTCGTCGAGGGCGCCTCGCCCGGCCTGGACCGCGCGTCCGCCGAGCGTGTCGCCGCGATGACGGCCACGCTGCACGCGGCGGCCCGCGCCTTCACCACCGCCTTCACCGAGGCCGAGTCACCGCGCCTGGCCCAGACGGTCGTGGAGTCCGACCTCGGCTTCGCCGTCGTCGTACCGGCCGGGAGGAACACCACCCTGGCCCTGTTCGCCGCGCCCGACGCGCACCTGGGGAACATCGCGTACCAGATGCAGGTGCAGGTCACCGCGCTGACCCGCGCCATGCACGCCCCCACCCGCCAACCGGACGCTGCCACCCGGCCATGA
- a CDS encoding ATP-binding protein encodes MLAWIVALIAVVVATWSAVGTHQARREAYGASARAELTERQARAAEARTLALTEEIRQLARKRIPAAATALSHRTAPVPGLREAADIEGDAARLLTEAVQAARTAVLEERARVDAAARSAMRGTSAKIQSLLNQSQHLLHELQHDYDDPRILQLDFRNELALRRTQATAVLCDAWPGLARQNSSLVEIVLGAQSRVPGYERIKVANHLRQERLALVARAAEPLAIALAELLANATAYSHPDTEVPVTVQQTAGRGALILVDDAGIGMDDDALERARALLSGPSEVLLTELGDPPRTGFAVVGRLIARYGFSCHIESSPYGGMRTMLRVPAHLLTVMDDDRTLSVLAPKPVHARGAGAAGIQEPAASSGPAEPAASSGPAEPAASSGPAASSGPASATGPEPAGPVTTTPAGPAPDAEPEARPAGLPTRRRRSRRTDSPEASTTRPQAAEEPTLRTPEQAGAAWTALQEGTLSGRKAPVPPAQAPAASPSDDQGDDET; translated from the coding sequence GTGCTGGCATGGATCGTGGCCCTGATCGCCGTGGTGGTGGCGACGTGGTCGGCCGTTGGTACCCATCAGGCCAGGCGGGAGGCGTACGGAGCCTCGGCCCGCGCGGAGCTGACCGAGCGACAGGCCAGGGCTGCCGAGGCCCGCACCCTGGCCCTCACCGAGGAGATCCGGCAACTCGCCCGCAAGCGGATACCCGCCGCGGCGACCGCGCTCTCCCACCGGACGGCGCCCGTCCCGGGACTGCGGGAAGCCGCGGACATCGAAGGCGACGCCGCCCGTCTGCTGACCGAGGCCGTACAGGCCGCGCGCACGGCGGTCCTGGAGGAACGCGCACGTGTCGACGCCGCGGCGAGGTCCGCCATGCGGGGCACCTCGGCCAAGATCCAGTCGCTGCTCAACCAGTCGCAGCACCTCCTGCACGAGCTCCAGCACGACTACGACGACCCCCGGATCCTGCAGCTCGACTTCCGTAACGAACTGGCGCTGCGCCGCACCCAGGCCACGGCCGTGCTCTGCGACGCCTGGCCCGGGCTCGCCCGGCAGAACTCCTCGCTCGTCGAGATCGTGCTCGGCGCCCAGTCCCGGGTGCCCGGGTACGAGCGGATCAAGGTCGCCAACCACCTGCGCCAGGAGCGGCTCGCCCTGGTCGCCAGGGCGGCCGAACCCCTCGCGATCGCGCTCGCCGAACTGCTCGCCAACGCCACGGCCTACTCCCACCCGGACACCGAGGTGCCCGTGACGGTCCAGCAGACCGCCGGGCGTGGGGCTCTGATCCTGGTCGACGACGCCGGGATCGGCATGGACGACGACGCCCTGGAGCGGGCCCGCGCGCTGCTGTCGGGCCCCTCCGAGGTGCTGCTCACCGAGCTGGGGGACCCGCCGCGGACCGGCTTCGCCGTGGTGGGCCGGCTCATCGCGCGCTACGGATTCAGCTGCCACATCGAGTCCTCGCCGTACGGCGGGATGCGCACGATGCTGCGCGTTCCCGCCCATCTGCTGACCGTGATGGACGACGACCGCACCCTGTCCGTGCTCGCACCGAAACCGGTGCACGCGCGGGGGGCCGGCGCCGCTGGAATCCAAGAGCCCGCCGCGTCCTCCGGGCCCGCGGAGCCCGCCGCGTCCTCCGGGCCCGCGGAGCCCGCCGCGTCCTCCGGGCCCGCCGCGTCCTCCGGGCCCGCCTCGGCCACCGGGCCCGAACCGGCCGGACCCGTCACGACCACGCCCGCCGGACCCGCCCCCGACGCTGAACCGGAAGCGCGTCCGGCAGGGCTGCCCACCCGGCGCCGCAGATCTCGTCGGACGGACTCCCCGGAGGCGTCCACGACCCGGCCGCAGGCGGCGGAGGAGCCCACGCTCCGCACGCCCGAGCAGGCCGGAGCAGCCTGGACCGCCCTCCAGGAGGGCACCCTCAGCGGCAGGAAGGCGCCCGTGCCTCCGGCACAGGCGCCCGCAGCATCCCCATCGGACGACCAAGGAGACGACGAGACGTGA
- a CDS encoding MBL fold metallo-hydrolase yields MSITGGDVVDLGRGLHAWLPPKRGWGLANCGLLVSPRGALWIDTPYDPFLAGQFLVESRKRLPDGVDIGRVIVTHANGDHFWGAGVLPDAEIIATREAREHIRHDPTPQQLHALVAGSDPSTPLGAYLGRHFGVFDWSATGTVRPTTYFTGELELTLGDYAVQLSSLPPAHTAGDLMVYLPAQRAVFSGDVIFSSTSQQPGDHPVHWVGPLGNVIDACERVLATGAEVIVPGHGPVLDPAGVREHMDYLAHVRDRAHCLHAAGVPAVEAARRVIREGRYPALGLPERLVVTIGSEYRHLDGSELPGVLRVMADVAAVAHETGAACTGGSA; encoded by the coding sequence ATGTCGATCACGGGTGGGGACGTCGTTGACCTCGGCAGGGGCCTGCACGCCTGGCTGCCGCCGAAGCGGGGCTGGGGGCTGGCCAACTGCGGCCTTCTCGTGTCGCCGCGCGGCGCGCTGTGGATCGACACCCCCTACGACCCTTTTCTGGCCGGTCAGTTCCTGGTGGAGAGCCGGAAGCGGCTCCCCGACGGTGTGGACATCGGCCGGGTGATCGTCACCCATGCCAACGGGGACCACTTCTGGGGTGCCGGAGTGCTTCCGGACGCGGAGATCATCGCGACCCGGGAGGCCCGGGAGCACATCCGTCACGACCCCACGCCCCAGCAACTGCACGCCCTGGTGGCCGGAAGTGATCCGTCCACACCCCTCGGTGCCTACCTCGGCCGGCACTTCGGCGTCTTCGACTGGTCCGCCACCGGGACGGTGCGTCCGACGACGTACTTCACCGGAGAACTCGAACTGACCCTGGGGGACTACGCGGTCCAGCTGTCGTCCCTGCCGCCCGCGCACACGGCCGGCGACCTGATGGTGTACCTGCCCGCCCAGCGAGCGGTGTTCAGCGGCGACGTGATCTTCTCCTCCACCTCCCAGCAGCCCGGAGACCACCCCGTGCACTGGGTGGGCCCCCTGGGCAACGTGATCGACGCCTGCGAACGCGTACTCGCCACCGGAGCCGAAGTGATCGTGCCCGGACACGGGCCGGTGCTCGACCCGGCCGGAGTGCGCGAGCACATGGACTATCTCGCCCACGTACGCGACCGTGCCCACTGCCTCCACGCGGCAGGCGTGCCAGCGGTCGAGGCGGCCCGCCGGGTGATCCGTGAGGGCCGCTACCCGGCGCTCGGCCTGCCGGAGCGGCTCGTCGTGACCATCGGGAGCGAATACCGCCACCTGGACGGCTCGGAACTCCCCGGAGTGCTGCGGGTGATGGCCGACGTGGCCGCCGTCGCCCACGAGACCGGAGCGGCGTGTACCGGCGGGTCCGCGTGA
- a CDS encoding sugar isomerase, giving the protein MSHVETETAGQPECWRRAAEVAAHREAALPVAGERVAVVGCGTSYYMAQAYASLREASGQGESDAFAASEFPVGRAYDRVVTLTRSGTTTEVLDLLTRLRGTARTVAVTADPRTPVMDAADDVVVLDFADERSVVQTRFATTALTLFRAHLGLHTEDVVRDAEAALAEPLPEGLLACDQFSFLGRGWTVGLANEAALKMKEASLSWTESYPAMEYRHGPISIATAGTATWMFGTAPEGLREQVRATGALWVESGLDPLADLVRVQRLAIARAAARGLDPDLPRHLTRSVVLGTAAGT; this is encoded by the coding sequence ATGTCGCATGTCGAGACCGAGACAGCCGGCCAGCCGGAGTGCTGGCGCCGCGCAGCCGAGGTGGCCGCCCACCGGGAGGCGGCCCTGCCCGTCGCAGGCGAGCGCGTCGCCGTCGTCGGCTGCGGAACCTCGTACTACATGGCGCAGGCGTACGCCTCGCTCCGCGAGGCCTCCGGGCAGGGCGAATCGGACGCGTTCGCCGCCTCGGAGTTCCCTGTCGGGCGCGCGTACGACCGGGTCGTCACGCTGACGCGTTCGGGGACGACGACCGAGGTGCTCGACCTCCTGACCCGGTTGCGGGGCACCGCACGGACCGTCGCGGTGACAGCCGACCCGCGCACTCCGGTGATGGACGCCGCGGACGACGTGGTCGTCCTCGACTTCGCCGACGAGCGGTCCGTGGTCCAGACGAGGTTCGCGACCACCGCACTGACCCTGTTCCGCGCGCACCTCGGGCTGCACACCGAGGACGTCGTCCGGGACGCCGAGGCCGCCCTGGCGGAGCCACTGCCCGAAGGCCTCCTGGCATGCGACCAGTTCAGCTTCCTGGGGCGCGGCTGGACGGTCGGGCTCGCCAACGAGGCAGCGCTCAAGATGAAGGAGGCGTCCCTGTCCTGGACGGAGTCGTACCCGGCGATGGAATACCGTCACGGCCCCATCAGCATCGCCACGGCCGGGACCGCGACCTGGATGTTCGGCACCGCCCCGGAAGGACTGCGGGAGCAGGTGCGGGCCACCGGGGCGCTCTGGGTGGAGAGCGGCCTGGACCCCCTCGCCGACCTCGTCAGGGTCCAGCGCCTGGCGATCGCGCGTGCGGCGGCCCGGGGTCTCGATCCCGATCTGCCGCGTCACCTCACCCGGTCGGTGGTGCTCGGCACGGCCGCCGGGACCTGA